From Alcaligenes faecalis, the proteins below share one genomic window:
- a CDS encoding DUF485 domain-containing protein, which yields MTTLAGIRQQPQFKELVRRRRHFVAWLTALTLLPYYAFILVASFAPQLLATTLSANSIINVGWPLGFALILGTWLLTGLYIRRANGEFDALTALILKRAK from the coding sequence ATGACAACCCTGGCCGGTATCCGGCAACAGCCGCAATTCAAGGAACTGGTCCGACGCAGACGCCATTTTGTAGCTTGGTTGACGGCGCTGACTTTGCTGCCGTACTACGCCTTTATTCTGGTCGCCAGTTTTGCGCCGCAGCTGCTGGCGACCACGCTGTCGGCAAATAGCATTATCAATGTGGGCTGGCCGCTGGGCTTTGCCTTGATTCTGGGCACCTGGTTGCTGACGGGCTTGTATATCCGACGTGCCAATGGCGAGTTTGATGCCCTGACGGCCTTGATTCTGAAGAGGGCCAAATGA